A genome region from Panicum virgatum strain AP13 chromosome 4K, P.virgatum_v5, whole genome shotgun sequence includes the following:
- the LOC120703689 gene encoding berberine bridge enzyme-like Cyn d 4, with protein sequence MAVSSRGLALALVLSFSSLCYLAAPSPAATTSDPDGFLQCLSGSVPSGLIYTQGASNFTDVLASSVRNPRVFTGDTARPLCVVTATDASHVQAAVRCGRARGVRLRVRSGGHDYEGLSYRSLQRGEVFAVVDLTRLRAIVVSAGGGGAWPAAPTAWVESGATLGELYYTVAGNNSGLAFPAGICPTIGVGGHLSGGGIGMLMRRFGLAADNVLDAKLVTADGDLVDRAAMGEDLFWAIRGGGGGNFGIVVSWKVGLVRVPPTVTALNVMRTLDQGAIDVVNRWQEVGPTLPSDITMRVIIQGQQATFQTLYLGRCGDLVPTLGTFFPELGMTAADCLEMTWLQSVGFFHTWNPNAPVESLLNRGTSLSTFTKNKSDYVRRAIAKDDWKSIFPWFAMSGAGMIILEPHGGFIGTVPPSATPYPHRSGVLYNIQYIAFWPAGSDGSAATSWISNFYDFMGQFVTNNPREAYVNYRDLDIGENTVVNDVSTLDGGKVWGERYFAGNFRRLAAVKGAVDPTDFFRNEQSIPPLLQGNNRWGKRLG encoded by the coding sequence ATGGCAGTGTCCTCCAGAGGCTTAGCACTAGCGCTCGTCCTAAGCTTCTCCTCTCTCTGCTACCTCGCCGCTCCATCCCCAGCAGCTACTACCTCCGACCCCGACGGCTTCCTGCAGTGCCTGTCGGGGAGCGTACCCAGCGGGCTCATCTACACGCAGGGCGCGAGCAACTTCACCGACGTGCTGGCGTCCTCCGTCCGGAACCCCCGGGTCTTCACCGGCGACACGGCGCGCCCGCTCTGCGTCGTCACGGCCACCGACGCCTCCCACGTGCAGGCCGCCGTGCGCTGCGGCCGCGCGCGTGGCGTGCGCCTCCGCGTGCGCAGCGGCGGGCACGACTACGAGGGTCTCTCGTACCGGTCCCTGCAGCGGGGCGAGGTGTTCGCAGTGGTCGACCTCACGCGCCTCCGCGCCATCGTcgtcagcgccggcggcggcggcgcgtggccggcggccccCACGGCGTGGGTCGAGTCCGGCGCCACGCTCGGGGAACTCTACTACACGGTCGCCGGGAACAACTCCGGGCTCGCGTTCCCGGCAGGGATCTGCCCGACCATCGGCGTGGGCGGCCACTtgagcggcggcgggatcggCATGCTCATGCGCAGGTTCGGGCTCGCCGCCGACAACGTCCTCGACGCCAAGCTGGTGACCGCCGACGGCGACCTCGTCGATAGGGCGGCCATGGGGGAGGACCTCTTCTGGGCcatccggggcggcggcggtgggaacTTCGGCATCGTCGTGTCGTGGAAGGTGGGCCTCGTCAGGGTCCCGCCCACCGTCACGGCGCTCAACGTCATGAGGACGCTGGACCAGGGAGCCATCGACGTCGTCAACAGGTGGCAGGAGGTCGGCCCGACCCTCCCCTCCGACATCACCATGCGGGTGATCATCCAGGGGCAGCAGGCGACGTTCCAGACCCTGTACCTCGGCAGGTGCGGCGACCTCGTGCCGACGCTGGGCACCTTCTTCCCGGAGCTCGGGATGACGGCCGCCGACTGCCTCGAGATGACCTGGCTGCAGTCGGTGGGCTTCTTCCACACCTGGAACCCCAACGCGCCGGTGGAGTCGCTGCTCAACCGCGGCACCAGCCTGAGCACCTTCACCAAGAACAAGTCCGACTACGTCCGCCGTGCCATCGCCAAGGACGACTGGAAGAGCATCTTCCCCTGGTTCGCCATGAGCGGCGCCGGGATGATCATCCTGGAGCCGCACGGTGGCTTCATCGGCACCGTCCCGCCGTCAGCGACGCCGTACCCGCATCGGAGCGGGGTGCTGTACAACATCCAGTACATCGCCTTCTGGCCTGCCGGCAGCGACGGCTCGGCGGCGACGAGCTGGATCAGCAACTTCTACGACTTCATGGGCCAGTTCGTGACCAACAACCCGAGGGAGGCGTACGTCAACTACCGGGACCTGGACATCGGCGAGAACACGGTGGTGAACGACGTCAGCACGCTCGACGGCGGCAAGGTCTGGGGCGAGAGGTACTTCGCCGGTAACTTCCGGAGGCTCGCCGCAGTGAAGGGGGCCGTGGATCCGACCGACTTCTTCAGGAACGAGCAGAGCATCCCGCCATTGCTCCAGGGCAATAATCGTTGGGGCAAGCGTTTGGGCTAA